One genomic segment of Flagellimonas marinaquae includes these proteins:
- the menD gene encoding 2-succinyl-5-enolpyruvyl-6-hydroxy-3-cyclohexene-1-carboxylic-acid synthase, with translation MMYSDIPAAQTLVLNFRSRGVKNIVISPGSRNAPLTISFTKNPFFNCYSIVDERCAAFFALGMAQHLQEPVAVLCSSGSAMLNFYPAVAEAFYSDIPLIVISADRPAYRIDIGDGQTIRQENVLEKHTSYSANLKQDVSHARNIILKFGKSLLRESQEEVQSFNQTEIDRALTVAFLEKAPVHINIPFEEPLYGRVEEPSIERLDEKKFLTKSLSDNQDWEELAKTWANSSRKMILVGVNQPNTIEDEVLQKLANDPNTVLFTETTSNLHHPEFFESIDSIIAPIEKSGKKNTLFEQLRPELLLTFGGLIVSKKIKAFLREYTPKEHWHIDTKKANDTFYCLTKHITIGPNLFFKKIVGQDVTAQSEYKSFWERKKNQYEKKRDAYLKEIPFSDFKVFDHIIKGIPKGYQVHLANSSTVRYAQLFPMDRSLKVFCNRGTSGIDGSTSTAVGSSIFSAEPTLLLTGDLSFFYDSNGLWNQYLRPDFRIVLINNSGGGIFRILPGKEDTKEFETFFETSHGLSAKHLAEMYGFDYLVAENEDELLKGTNEFYATSDRPKLLEIRTPRELNNKILLGYFDFIS, from the coding sequence ATGATGTACTCAGATATTCCTGCTGCACAAACCTTGGTTCTGAACTTTAGATCAAGGGGAGTTAAAAACATTGTAATCTCACCGGGATCAAGAAATGCCCCACTTACAATAAGTTTCACAAAAAATCCTTTTTTTAATTGTTACAGCATTGTGGATGAGCGCTGTGCGGCATTTTTTGCCTTGGGAATGGCACAACACTTGCAGGAACCTGTCGCCGTTTTATGTTCATCGGGAAGCGCCATGTTAAATTTTTACCCTGCAGTCGCCGAAGCTTTTTACAGCGATATCCCTCTCATTGTAATTTCGGCGGATAGACCCGCATACCGAATCGATATTGGAGATGGACAGACCATTCGCCAAGAAAATGTTTTGGAAAAACATACAAGCTATTCGGCCAATTTAAAGCAAGATGTGTCCCACGCACGAAATATCATATTAAAATTTGGTAAATCGTTGTTGCGGGAAAGTCAGGAAGAAGTACAATCCTTCAATCAAACAGAAATAGATCGAGCCTTAACGGTAGCGTTTTTGGAAAAAGCCCCGGTGCACATCAATATTCCTTTTGAAGAACCTCTGTACGGAAGGGTAGAGGAACCGTCGATAGAGCGTCTTGATGAAAAAAAATTCTTGACCAAGAGCTTATCCGATAATCAAGATTGGGAAGAATTGGCAAAAACATGGGCCAATAGTTCCAGAAAAATGATTCTGGTAGGGGTAAATCAGCCCAACACCATTGAAGATGAAGTGCTTCAAAAGCTGGCTAATGACCCAAACACCGTGCTGTTTACCGAAACTACCTCGAATTTGCATCATCCGGAGTTTTTTGAGAGTATAGACAGTATCATAGCGCCTATTGAAAAATCCGGGAAGAAAAATACGTTGTTCGAACAACTGCGACCAGAACTATTGTTGACCTTTGGGGGATTGATCGTATCCAAAAAAATAAAAGCTTTTTTAAGGGAGTATACGCCCAAAGAACATTGGCACATCGACACCAAAAAGGCGAACGATACGTTTTACTGCCTAACCAAGCATATTACAATAGGCCCAAATCTCTTTTTTAAAAAAATAGTTGGGCAAGATGTAACCGCACAAAGCGAATACAAATCTTTTTGGGAACGGAAAAAGAATCAATACGAAAAAAAGCGTGATGCTTACCTTAAGGAAATTCCATTCTCGGATTTTAAGGTCTTTGATCACATTATAAAGGGAATACCCAAAGGGTATCAAGTACATTTGGCCAATAGTTCCACGGTTAGATATGCCCAACTGTTTCCAATGGACAGGTCGTTGAAGGTATTCTGTAATCGTGGCACCAGTGGTATCGACGGCAGTACATCCACTGCAGTGGGCAGTTCAATTTTTAGCGCCGAACCCACTTTGTTGTTAACGGGAGACCTTAGTTTTTTCTATGACAGCAATGGGCTATGGAATCAATATTTACGTCCCGATTTTAGGATTGTGCTCATCAATAATTCGGGAGGCGGTATTTTTAGAATATTGCCGGGGAAAGAGGACACAAAGGAGTTCGAGACCTTTTTTGAGACCAGCCATGGGTTATCTGCAAAACATCTTGCCGAAATGTACGGCTTTGACTATTTGGTTGCCGAAAACGAGGATGAACTTTTAAAGGGGACGAACGAGTTTTATGCAACTTCCGACCGACCTAAACTATTGGAAATAAGAACGCCTCGTGAACTGAACAATAAAATTTTGCTTGGATACTTCGATTTTATATCTTAG
- a CDS encoding DUF2853 family protein produces MSKRDELIEKYAEDIKNKFGQTPDMDFLTKVAIGLGPAIYNLDASKVSGSDDKELETVKNNFLIKKLGLADTPALMESIKSVIDSYGQSEKNKHRAVIYYMLAKHFGKESVYN; encoded by the coding sequence ATGAGCAAAAGAGACGAATTGATCGAGAAGTACGCAGAAGACATCAAAAACAAATTTGGACAGACTCCAGACATGGATTTTCTGACCAAGGTGGCCATAGGGTTGGGTCCGGCCATCTATAACTTGGACGCCTCCAAGGTATCAGGTTCCGATGATAAGGAGCTGGAAACGGTTAAAAACAATTTTTTGATCAAAAAATTGGGGCTGGCCGATACGCCGGCACTAATGGAATCGATCAAAAGTGTTATCGATTCATACGGTCAATCTGAAAAAAACAAACATCGTGCGGTAATTTACTATATGTTGGCCAAACATTTCGGCAAGGAATCCGTTTACAATTAA
- a CDS encoding S1 RNA-binding domain-containing protein: MIELGNYNTLKVLRSTSIGLFLGDDEGTEILLPNKYVPSDFEIDQEMDVFCYLDNAERPISTTLKPKIVRNGFAYLKVVEVGAYGAFLDWGLEKHLLVPFREQSHRMEEGQSYVVHCYMDEESMRLTGSSRVDKFLSNESVAYDQNDQVDLLIYRKTPLGWEVIVDNRHKGLVFDSDIYRPLEIGDQVKGYVKSVRDDKKIDISLQPIGAKMLEPTAKFIFDKLVKNNGFLPLHDKSSPEEIQHTLHMSKKAFKKGVGILYRRRKIDIQDDGIHLLGD, from the coding sequence ATGATAGAATTGGGAAATTACAATACCCTTAAAGTGTTAAGGAGCACGAGTATAGGTCTTTTTTTAGGTGATGATGAAGGAACAGAGATTCTTTTACCGAATAAATATGTTCCGTCCGATTTTGAGATTGATCAAGAAATGGATGTGTTCTGTTATTTGGACAATGCGGAAAGACCTATTTCTACTACCTTAAAGCCAAAAATCGTACGTAACGGATTTGCGTATTTAAAAGTGGTCGAAGTCGGGGCATACGGTGCTTTTTTGGATTGGGGACTGGAGAAGCATTTGCTTGTTCCCTTTAGGGAGCAATCCCACAGAATGGAGGAGGGTCAAAGCTATGTGGTACATTGCTATATGGATGAGGAAAGTATGCGTCTTACCGGATCTAGCAGAGTAGATAAATTTTTATCCAACGAAAGCGTTGCGTACGACCAGAACGATCAGGTAGATCTTTTAATTTACCGTAAGACCCCTTTGGGGTGGGAAGTGATCGTGGATAACCGTCACAAAGGTCTGGTTTTCGATAGCGATATCTATAGGCCTTTAGAAATCGGTGACCAGGTCAAAGGTTATGTAAAAAGTGTGCGAGATGATAAGAAGATAGATATCTCGCTGCAACCCATTGGGGCAAAAATGTTGGAGCCTACGGCAAAATTTATCTTTGATAAACTTGTAAAGAACAACGGATTCTTGCCCCTGCACGACAAGTCGTCCCCTGAAGAGATACAGCACACACTGCACATGAGCAAGAAGGCATTTAAAAAAGGCGTTGGTATTTTATATCGTCGACGAAAAATCGATATTCAGGACGATGGGATCCATTTGTTGGGAGACTAG
- a CDS encoding SPOR domain-containing protein, translating to MPFIEESDLLDLHKDIDKAQIINERLLDQIKYKNKDLRKIKLQRNILMGFVGLFVIGALAITSFTAGLSSKQSFENQGNLLVSIDSLDVIKARIDNLKSQNEELSLVKEFYLAKEFLNKEMIYSVQVKSFVENNVTLASEALTNTLFVKTNPFYAYSLGNFETLEEAQKFRKQLVQMGFDDAFVASYKDGQRVKIEDPY from the coding sequence ATGCCTTTTATTGAAGAAAGCGATTTGTTGGACCTTCATAAGGATATAGATAAGGCCCAAATTATCAACGAAAGACTCCTTGATCAGATAAAGTACAAGAACAAAGATCTTCGCAAAATTAAGTTACAACGTAACATCCTTATGGGATTTGTTGGATTATTTGTAATTGGTGCGCTGGCCATCACTTCGTTCACTGCAGGCCTTAGCAGCAAACAATCTTTTGAGAACCAAGGAAATCTTTTGGTATCCATAGACAGCTTGGATGTGATCAAGGCCAGGATAGACAATTTAAAATCCCAAAACGAAGAGCTTAGCTTGGTAAAGGAATTTTACTTGGCCAAAGAGTTTTTGAACAAGGAAATGATCTATTCCGTACAAGTTAAATCGTTTGTGGAGAATAATGTAACACTTGCGTCCGAGGCATTGACCAATACATTATTTGTAAAAACCAACCCTTTTTATGCGTATTCTTTGGGTAATTTTGAAACCTTGGAGGAAGCTCAAAAATTTAGAAAGCAACTGGTACAGATGGGGTTTGACGATGCTTTTGTAGCTTCTTATAAGGATGGTCAAAGAGTTAAAATAGAAGATCCGTATTAA
- the menA gene encoding 1,4-dihydroxy-2-naphthoate octaprenyltransferase, with translation MGKTKAWIQAARLRTLPLSLSGIIVGTALASLHAQFELSIFILALLTTVGFQVTSNFANDYGDGVKGTDNKDRVGPARALQSGTISRTSLKAGVIISALISLAIAVVLIYLAFGAGNFAYVLVFLVLGLLSIWASIKYTVGSNAYGYRGLGDLFVFLFFGLLGVLGSMFLYTKTLEWPSILPAISIGLLCVAVLNLNNLRDVVSDKKHGKNTLIVKMGFENGKRYHLGLIFTALLCFLAYIIVIGFDWKQSFFMLAFVPLLIHLRTVMATKEPVRLDPELKKVALSTFLLAVLFFISVNIFL, from the coding sequence TTGGGAAAAACAAAGGCTTGGATACAGGCCGCTAGACTGCGCACACTACCTTTATCTTTATCGGGCATTATTGTGGGAACTGCTTTGGCCAGTTTACACGCTCAATTCGAATTGTCCATATTTATTTTGGCCCTTTTGACAACTGTAGGTTTTCAAGTAACCTCCAATTTTGCCAACGATTACGGAGACGGGGTAAAGGGTACCGATAACAAAGATCGTGTTGGTCCTGCAAGAGCTTTGCAAAGTGGCACCATCTCACGAACATCACTCAAAGCCGGGGTAATCATTTCTGCTCTAATAAGTTTGGCCATAGCAGTAGTTCTCATCTATTTAGCTTTTGGGGCGGGTAATTTCGCCTATGTCCTCGTTTTTTTGGTCCTAGGCCTGTTAAGTATTTGGGCATCCATTAAATATACGGTAGGCTCCAACGCTTATGGCTACCGAGGATTGGGAGATCTTTTTGTATTTCTTTTTTTTGGATTGTTAGGTGTATTGGGCAGTATGTTCTTATACACCAAAACCTTGGAATGGCCTTCAATTTTACCAGCAATTTCAATTGGGCTATTATGCGTGGCCGTGTTAAATCTGAACAACCTAAGGGATGTGGTATCCGATAAAAAGCATGGTAAGAACACACTGATCGTTAAAATGGGATTTGAGAATGGCAAACGCTATCATCTTGGTTTGATTTTTACCGCGCTGCTATGCTTTTTAGCTTATATAATTGTAATTGGTTTTGACTGGAAACAATCCTTTTTTATGCTGGCGTTTGTTCCATTATTGATTCATTTGCGAACCGTTATGGCCACCAAAGAACCTGTTCGGTTGGACCCCGAACTTAAGAAAGTGGCGTTGAGCACCTTTTTGTTAGCGGTTTTATTCTTCATTTCAGTCAATATTTTTTTGTAA
- a CDS encoding LytR/AlgR family response regulator transcription factor has product MEHPIKILIVEDNVIIADDMQSMLEEIGYEIVDNVIVYEQAVDVLKNNHVDLVLIDIILASDKTGIDLGKHIRETYNIPFIFVTSNSDRATVENAKTVKPDGYLVKPFEQQDLYTSIEIALSNFNYAKKGAEKVEENQEAADEITSNSVLKDSIFVKKQHLYYRIQFTDIQFIKADNVYLEVNTVDKKFLVRSPLKDYLEKLPKNKFYRAHKSYIVNVDHIDAINSKDIMINNNLIPISKDFKEFILSSMNS; this is encoded by the coding sequence TTGGAACATCCGATAAAAATTTTGATCGTAGAGGACAATGTTATCATTGCTGATGATATGCAGTCCATGTTAGAGGAAATCGGCTATGAAATTGTTGATAATGTCATAGTGTACGAACAAGCGGTAGATGTGTTAAAGAACAACCATGTTGATTTGGTACTTATCGATATCATCTTGGCCTCGGACAAAACAGGTATAGATCTAGGTAAGCATATTCGCGAAACGTACAACATTCCATTCATCTTTGTAACCTCGAACTCGGATCGTGCAACAGTGGAAAATGCCAAAACGGTTAAACCAGATGGTTATTTGGTAAAACCTTTTGAACAACAAGATCTCTATACATCCATAGAAATTGCACTGTCAAATTTCAATTATGCCAAAAAAGGCGCGGAAAAAGTTGAGGAGAATCAAGAAGCAGCCGACGAAATCACATCGAACTCTGTATTAAAAGATTCCATTTTTGTAAAGAAACAACACTTGTACTACAGGATTCAGTTTACCGACATACAATTTATCAAGGCTGATAATGTGTATTTGGAGGTTAACACTGTGGATAAAAAGTTTTTGGTACGGTCTCCCTTAAAAGATTATTTGGAGAAATTGCCCAAGAACAAATTTTATAGAGCCCATAAATCATATATCGTAAATGTGGACCATATTGATGCCATCAATTCAAAAGATATAATGATCAACAATAATCTTATTCCGATCTCCAAGGATTTTAAGGAGTTTATTCTTTCATCAATGAACAGTTAA
- a CDS encoding histidine kinase dimerization/phosphoacceptor domain -containing protein has translation MGRYVILFTSVFLIFFYAASGQDLAFDEESKLKEFQDTDLPSQRFDVFFNSLDRYNVNSAYDWLDTIKIYLSNAQKTEDTTATRLYKVMQAQVYNDLGEYDKSTALAKELYDIKDSLDTDSKKVILDVLDDNYANLQLYDKQIEIRKQKRELGITNNVSFYDIYSNLGLYRKARNQYIMEVKPTIADNDSYGLAKYHSKVGNYLRLDDSAPTALSELKKANHYLGVYMNDITAQKSASDMFESELLKAEIEGNIAKCHVMMGNYEDAVPLLQSSIETLTKSPYNKDKTEVVDNTLFLAEANLQMERFSEAKKHLDTEFDNISVLQTIKKNSLLAAFYDKVENFKNASIYYKRNERIKDSLAKKQSALIKQQLVTIVANEDLENSQRLIDEQKKINELARSEMKAKDERINLVFISLIFTLLGFAGLVYAYLKSIKNQRLIAEQKHIIENSLVEKDSLLKEIHHRVKNNLQMVSSLLSLQTKNTRSKAAIVALEEGKSRVKAMALIHQKLYQNDDLSVIEMQGYIESLINSVQSVYKKGGHNISITIDAEGTELDIDRAIPFGLILNELVSNSFKYAFPENDENGKIYIHLRKNGDQGYFEYTDNGIGLPEDSDERAHSSMGLRLINRLVNQLQSKLNVDRDQEGVRFWFNFS, from the coding sequence ATGGGACGTTACGTAATTTTATTTACCTCAGTATTTTTAATTTTTTTCTATGCTGCATCGGGGCAGGACCTTGCCTTTGATGAAGAAAGCAAACTGAAAGAATTTCAGGATACCGATCTACCATCACAACGATTCGATGTATTTTTTAATTCATTGGATCGCTATAACGTGAACTCTGCATACGATTGGTTGGATACCATTAAAATTTATTTGTCCAACGCACAAAAAACAGAGGACACCACAGCTACACGACTATACAAAGTAATGCAGGCCCAAGTGTACAACGATCTGGGGGAATACGACAAAAGTACCGCGTTGGCCAAAGAGCTTTACGACATCAAAGATTCACTCGATACCGATTCAAAAAAGGTAATTTTGGATGTGTTGGACGATAATTATGCCAACCTACAGCTGTACGACAAGCAAATAGAGATCCGAAAGCAAAAACGTGAACTGGGCATTACGAACAATGTATCATTCTACGATATATATAGTAACCTTGGACTTTACCGAAAAGCAAGGAACCAATATATTATGGAGGTTAAGCCTACCATTGCGGACAACGACTCCTACGGTTTGGCCAAGTATCATAGCAAAGTTGGGAATTACCTTAGATTGGACGATTCCGCTCCAACCGCACTGAGCGAACTAAAAAAAGCGAATCACTACTTGGGCGTTTACATGAACGATATCACCGCCCAAAAAAGTGCATCGGATATGTTCGAGAGCGAGCTGTTAAAGGCCGAGATCGAAGGAAATATAGCCAAGTGCCATGTAATGATGGGCAATTACGAAGATGCCGTGCCACTTTTGCAATCCAGCATCGAAACCTTGACCAAATCACCTTATAACAAGGATAAAACCGAAGTTGTGGACAACACGCTTTTCTTGGCAGAAGCCAATTTGCAAATGGAACGCTTTTCCGAGGCCAAAAAACACCTCGATACGGAGTTCGACAACATATCGGTATTGCAAACGATAAAGAAGAACAGTTTGTTGGCCGCTTTTTATGATAAGGTCGAAAACTTTAAGAATGCATCCATCTACTACAAAAGAAACGAAAGGATCAAGGATTCTCTGGCCAAAAAACAATCGGCACTGATAAAACAACAGCTGGTAACCATAGTAGCCAACGAGGATTTGGAAAATTCCCAAAGATTGATAGATGAGCAAAAAAAGATAAACGAATTGGCCCGCAGCGAAATGAAAGCCAAAGATGAGCGTATTAATTTGGTATTTATTTCACTCATATTTACCCTTTTAGGTTTTGCGGGATTGGTGTATGCTTATTTAAAGAGTATAAAAAACCAACGATTAATTGCGGAGCAGAAACATATTATCGAAAACTCATTGGTCGAAAAGGATTCCTTACTGAAAGAAATTCACCATAGGGTGAAGAACAATCTACAGATGGTTTCCAGTTTATTGAGCCTACAGACCAAGAACACTAGGAGCAAAGCGGCAATCGTTGCCCTTGAAGAAGGGAAGAGTAGGGTAAAGGCCATGGCATTGATCCATCAAAAATTATATCAGAACGATGATCTTTCGGTAATAGAAATGCAAGGCTATATTGAAAGTTTGATCAATAGCGTACAATCAGTTTATAAAAAGGGAGGGCACAACATCAGTATTACCATTGATGCCGAAGGAACCGAACTTGACATTGATCGCGCTATTCCTTTTGGATTGATTTTAAACGAGTTGGTTTCCAATTCGTTTAAATACGCATTTCCCGAGAATGACGAAAATGGAAAAATCTACATCCATTTACGCAAAAATGGGGACCAAGGATATTTTGAATATACCGATAATGGTATAGGGCTCCCGGAAGATAGCGATGAGAGGGCACACTCCTCGATGGGACTGCGATTGATCAATAGATTGGTGAACCAGCTTCAATCCAAGCTCAATGTGGACAGGGATCAAGAAGGGGTTCGGTTTTGGTTCAACTTTAGTTGA
- a CDS encoding SDR family oxidoreductase translates to MGSIHGKTIWITGASSGIGKSLALELGSRSCNLILSSRKKGELEKVKELCGGTDNIAVLPLDLQDLDKMEHLAQMAISFFGKVDILINNAGISQRSLIMDTKLDVYEQLITINYLGTVALSKAILPHFIRNGSGHFVTVTSLMGKFGSPYRSGYCGAKHALHGFFDVMRMEHEKDGVNVTLVCPGFVRTNVAKNALTADGSPQQEDDVATQNGIDPETAAKKMIKDIEKDKFEVYVGGKEVKGIYLKRFFPKLLHKMVLKSRVR, encoded by the coding sequence ATGGGAAGTATCCATGGAAAAACGATATGGATTACCGGGGCATCATCTGGAATTGGAAAAAGTCTGGCCCTGGAACTGGGTTCGCGATCCTGCAACCTAATTTTGTCCTCTCGGAAAAAGGGCGAACTCGAAAAGGTAAAGGAATTATGCGGAGGTACAGATAACATTGCCGTTCTTCCATTGGATCTGCAAGATCTTGACAAAATGGAGCATTTGGCCCAAATGGCAATTTCCTTTTTTGGGAAGGTCGATATATTGATCAACAATGCCGGAATAAGCCAACGATCGTTGATCATGGATACCAAGCTGGACGTTTATGAACAGCTTATCACTATTAATTATTTGGGCACTGTGGCGCTCTCCAAGGCGATCCTTCCTCATTTTATCCGTAACGGATCCGGACATTTTGTAACTGTTACCAGCTTAATGGGAAAATTTGGTTCTCCATATCGTTCGGGCTACTGTGGTGCCAAACATGCATTACATGGTTTTTTTGATGTGATGCGAATGGAGCATGAAAAAGATGGCGTTAACGTTACCTTGGTTTGCCCTGGCTTTGTACGTACCAATGTTGCAAAAAATGCGTTAACGGCCGATGGCTCTCCACAACAAGAGGACGACGTTGCCACGCAAAATGGGATTGATCCCGAAACGGCCGCCAAAAAAATGATCAAGGACATCGAAAAAGATAAATTTGAAGTTTATGTTGGCGGAAAAGAAGTAAAGGGAATCTATCTTAAGAGATTCTTTCCTAAACTTTTGCATAAAATGGTTTTAAAAAGTCGGGTAAGATAG
- the menC gene encoding o-succinylbenzoate synthase has protein sequence MKASYKKYTLDFKVPSGTSRGVMIQKETWYIILQDHAKIGVGECGILRGLSVDDRPDYEEKLAWTCQNIHMNKAELLLQLKEFPSIQFGVEQALLSFRSPKCFELFPSDFTKNESPIPINGLIWMGNVDFMLRQLDQKLKNGFRCIKMKIGAIDFDKEVAILKSIRENFSPEEIELRVDANGAFSPAEAMEKLQILSTFNIHSIEQPIKAGQWEAMAELCKTTPLPIALDEELIGIFDVTKKQELLQTIQPQFIILKPSLVGGIEGSREWIELVENKNIGWWITSALESNIGLNAIAQFTYSLKTTMPQGLGTGSLFTNNIESPLEVSQGKLYYRQAKDWDMDLIKNICI, from the coding sequence ATGAAAGCAAGCTATAAAAAGTACACCCTCGATTTTAAAGTTCCCAGCGGAACCTCCCGTGGGGTAATGATACAGAAGGAAACTTGGTACATTATATTGCAGGACCATGCAAAAATAGGTGTAGGCGAATGTGGCATTTTGCGGGGTTTAAGTGTGGACGACCGACCGGACTACGAAGAAAAACTTGCTTGGACCTGCCAAAATATACACATGAACAAGGCGGAACTCTTATTGCAATTAAAGGAGTTTCCCTCTATTCAGTTTGGCGTGGAACAAGCCTTATTGTCCTTTCGATCACCAAAATGCTTTGAATTGTTCCCTTCGGATTTTACAAAAAACGAATCCCCGATCCCGATAAATGGTCTTATTTGGATGGGAAATGTGGATTTTATGTTGCGGCAATTAGATCAAAAATTGAAAAATGGTTTTCGCTGTATAAAAATGAAAATCGGAGCAATCGATTTTGATAAAGAAGTAGCCATACTCAAATCCATAAGGGAAAATTTTTCACCTGAAGAAATCGAACTTCGTGTGGATGCCAACGGTGCTTTTTCACCAGCCGAAGCCATGGAAAAGCTCCAAATACTATCAACCTTTAATATTCACTCGATTGAACAGCCCATAAAAGCGGGACAATGGGAAGCAATGGCGGAGTTATGCAAAACAACACCATTGCCCATAGCTTTGGACGAGGAATTGATCGGTATTTTTGATGTAACAAAAAAACAGGAATTACTACAAACCATACAACCCCAATTCATTATTTTAAAACCGAGTTTGGTGGGCGGAATAGAGGGGAGCCGTGAATGGATAGAACTTGTCGAAAACAAAAATATAGGCTGGTGGATTACCAGTGCGTTGGAGAGCAATATTGGGCTCAATGCCATTGCACAATTTACCTATTCGTTAAAAACAACAATGCCTCAAGGTTTGGGAACAGGAAGTTTGTTCACCAACAATATTGAGAGTCCGTTGGAGGTATCACAAGGCAAATTATATTACCGACAAGCAAAAGACTGGGATATGGATTTAATAAAAAACATATGTATATAG
- a CDS encoding CPBP family intramembrane glutamic endopeptidase — MYIEQGYKGNEGLWKYLVLPIGFIAFMVLNYITTINSPISMEDAMQQIIDRFGTNLVLIILLAPLVVGFFVVLGWTLLVHQQSITSLTTSRKKIDWKRIFYAFGLWGGITILLTGIGIYFSPENYELNFNLGKFIPLAIIAVLLIPLQTSFEEYLFRGHMMQGIGLMAKNRWVPLIITSTLFGLMHAANPEVEKLGPGIMIYYIGTGFFLGILTLMDEGLELALGFHAANNLITALLVTSDWTAFQTDSIYKDVSEPVLGWDVLIPVFVIYPILLFIFSRKYGWKNWKDKLFGRVKTKEEFVALTDGRSDLA; from the coding sequence ATGTATATAGAGCAAGGATATAAAGGTAACGAAGGACTTTGGAAGTATTTGGTGTTGCCAATTGGATTTATAGCATTTATGGTACTCAATTATATTACTACCATAAATTCTCCGATAAGTATGGAAGATGCCATGCAACAGATTATAGATCGATTCGGAACAAACCTTGTATTGATTATACTTTTGGCACCTTTGGTGGTTGGCTTTTTTGTTGTGTTGGGATGGACACTATTGGTTCATCAACAATCCATTACCTCACTTACTACATCACGCAAAAAGATTGATTGGAAACGTATTTTTTATGCGTTTGGTTTATGGGGGGGCATTACCATTTTACTCACTGGAATAGGTATTTATTTTTCACCTGAAAATTATGAGCTAAACTTTAATTTGGGAAAGTTCATCCCGCTGGCTATTATAGCCGTATTGCTGATTCCTTTGCAAACCAGCTTTGAAGAATATTTGTTCAGGGGCCATATGATGCAGGGCATAGGGTTAATGGCTAAGAATCGATGGGTCCCGTTGATAATTACTTCCACCTTGTTTGGGTTAATGCATGCTGCCAATCCAGAGGTTGAAAAATTGGGCCCCGGTATAATGATTTATTATATAGGTACAGGTTTCTTCTTGGGGATTTTAACTTTAATGGATGAAGGGCTTGAACTTGCGCTAGGTTTCCATGCGGCCAATAATTTAATAACTGCGTTGTTGGTTACTTCCGATTGGACTGCGTTCCAGACTGACTCAATTTATAAGGACGTTTCGGAACCAGTGCTTGGTTGGGATGTGTTAATTCCTGTTTTTGTGATCTACCCCATTCTTTTATTTATTTTCTCCAGGAAATACGGTTGGAAGAATTGGAAGGACAAACTATTCGGTCGTGTAAAGACCAAAGAAGAATTTGTAGCACTGACCGATGGTAGATCCGACTTGGCGTAA